The proteins below are encoded in one region of Clostridium estertheticum:
- a CDS encoding DUF3888 domain-containing protein has translation MVLNIEVDAWAIDILSVERPNGYRTFLFIIKMEVIPYVGPHLSVGVDRITITVDGIGEGLLELDTPLKNENCDYSNLVCLTDITVIINITKDMSAIMID, from the coding sequence TTGGTACTCAATATAGAAGTTGACGCTTGGGCTATTGATATTTTAAGTGTTGAAAGACCTAATGGTTATCGTACATTTCTTTTTATAATTAAAATGGAGGTAATCCCATATGTTGGACCACATCTTAGTGTAGGAGTTGACCGTATTACAATTACTGTGGATGGAATTGGTGAAGGCTTACTTGAGCTTGATACTCCATTGAAAAATGAAAACTGTGATTATTCCAATTTAGTATGTTTAACCGATATAACAGTAATAATTAACATAACTAAAGATATGAGTGCAATTATGATAGACTGA
- a CDS encoding helix-turn-helix transcriptional regulator: MTRIEFIKKVDEKVKLIRTEKGYTQDKMAEILGISKKTLVQAEKERSSLGWAVAIAVCVIFRDSEILELTFGGDVEDIIHSLSFPNNDKKYIPTLGGRIWWKDIEIKNGFTVQQNMLSKHYRILANNHRRICFSFELEYINKRLKELTE; encoded by the coding sequence ATGACAAGGATTGAATTTATAAAAAAAGTGGATGAGAAAGTAAAGCTTATAAGAACCGAAAAAGGATATACACAAGATAAAATGGCAGAAATACTCGGAATTTCTAAAAAAACACTAGTGCAAGCGGAAAAAGAAAGAAGTAGTTTGGGGTGGGCCGTTGCGATTGCAGTATGCGTTATTTTTAGAGATAGCGAGATATTGGAATTAACTTTTGGAGGAGATGTTGAAGACATTATTCATTCATTATCATTTCCCAATAACGATAAAAAATATATTCCAACACTTGGTGGGAGAATATGGTGGAAAGATATAGAAATTAAAAATGGTTTCACAGTTCAACAAAATATGCTATCAAAGCATTACAGAATTTTGGCTAACAATCATAGAAGAATATGCTTTTCTTTTGAACTTGAATATATAAATAAAAGGCTTAAGGAGCTTACCGAATAA
- a CDS encoding MmcQ/YjbR family DNA-binding protein has product MIEREEIFAYVKEKFNTEPDYPWFKYPDYAVLRHDGGGKWYGLIMSVPRIKLGLTGTGSAEILDLKCDPAINSLLRGQQGILPAYHMNKEHWITIVLDSSFPKEEIYNLINLSYDLTK; this is encoded by the coding sequence ATGATAGAAAGAGAAGAAATTTTTGCTTATGTAAAGGAAAAATTTAATACAGAACCAGACTATCCTTGGTTTAAGTATCCAGATTATGCGGTACTTAGACATGATGGTGGCGGCAAATGGTACGGACTAATTATGAGTGTACCAAGAATTAAATTAGGTTTAACCGGAACAGGAAGTGCTGAGATATTAGACTTAAAGTGTGACCCAGCAATAAACAGTTTATTAAGAGGTCAACAAGGGATTTTACCTGCATACCATATGAATAAAGAACACTGGATTACAATTGTTTTGGATAGCTCTTTTCCTAAAGAGGAAATCTACAATTTAATTAATTTGAGTTATGATTTGACAAAATAG
- a CDS encoding GNAT family N-acetyltransferase has protein sequence MLTHIGTMQIKTERLLLRKFEYTDDKNMLKHWVSDPEIQLMYSEPVYTTMQEVKELLNKYISAYEKNDCYRWAIVLKETGECIGQIAYFLVDSNNHFAEIEYCIGSCFQRKGFATEATKSVIQYGFDKINLHKVQICHKSINIPSRNVIEKCGFVYEGTLRDFFYMDGQYVDRLYYSILKDKIRCKD, from the coding sequence ATGTTAACGCACATTGGTACTATGCAAATTAAGACAGAAAGGTTACTTTTAAGAAAGTTTGAATATACAGATGATAAAAATATGTTAAAGCATTGGGTTAGTGACCCTGAAATTCAATTAATGTATTCTGAACCAGTTTATACAACGATGCAGGAGGTTAAAGAACTGCTTAATAAATATATAAGTGCTTATGAGAAAAATGACTGTTATAGATGGGCTATTGTACTTAAGGAAACAGGAGAATGTATAGGGCAGATTGCATATTTCTTAGTAGATAGCAATAATCATTTTGCAGAAATTGAATACTGCATTGGAAGTTGTTTTCAAAGAAAAGGTTTTGCAACTGAAGCTACAAAATCTGTTATTCAATATGGATTTGATAAAATAAATTTGCATAAGGTGCAGATATGTCATAAATCCATAAATATTCCTTCTCGGAATGTCATTGAAAAATGTGGATTTGTTTATGAAGGAACATTACGAGATTTCTTTTATATGGATGGACAATATGTAGACAGGCTATATTACTCAATTTTGAAAGATAAAATTAGGTGTAAAGATTAG
- a CDS encoding aspartate/glutamate racemase family protein, whose translation MKTIGLIGGMSWESSLEYYRIINETIKLKLGGLHSAQCLMYSVDFEEIEVLQHENKWDELTNIMVNAAEKLKNGGADFIIICTNTMHKMASDIENKVGIKVLHIAEVTGEKIIEKGMKKVGLLGTKFTMEQDFYKQVLKEKCNIDVVIPDENEREIVHEIIYNELCKGIINEVSKKKYINIINNLALRGAEGVVLGCTEIPLLIKQEDVNIPVFDTTTIHAISAVEFALDK comes from the coding sequence TTGAAAACAATTGGTTTAATAGGTGGAATGAGTTGGGAATCATCACTTGAATATTACAGAATTATAAATGAAACTATCAAATTAAAATTAGGAGGACTTCATTCGGCACAATGCTTAATGTATTCAGTAGATTTCGAAGAAATAGAAGTATTACAACATGAAAATAAGTGGGATGAATTAACTAATATTATGGTCAATGCTGCTGAAAAGCTTAAAAATGGCGGTGCTGATTTTATTATAATATGTACTAATACAATGCATAAAATGGCAAGTGATATAGAGAACAAGGTAGGAATAAAAGTTTTGCATATAGCCGAAGTAACAGGTGAAAAAATAATTGAAAAGGGAATGAAAAAGGTTGGATTACTTGGAACTAAATTTACTATGGAACAAGATTTTTATAAACAGGTGTTAAAGGAAAAATGTAATATTGATGTGGTTATTCCAGATGAAAATGAGAGAGAAATCGTTCATGAAATTATTTATAATGAATTATGTAAGGGCATAATAAATGAGGTCTCAAAGAAAAAATATATAAATATTATAAATAATTTAGCATTAAGAGGTGCTGAGGGAGTAGTTCTAGGGTGTACAGAAATACCGTTATTGATAAAGCAAGAAGATGTTAATATACCAGTTTTTGATACAACAACAATACATGCTATCTCTGCGGTTGAATTTGCTTTAGATAAATAG